A single window of Penaeus vannamei isolate JL-2024 chromosome 24, ASM4276789v1, whole genome shotgun sequence DNA harbors:
- the Atg7 gene encoding ubiquitin-like modifier-activating enzyme ATG7 isoform X2 produces the protein MRSRNFHLDDLVPVTIMGDAAILQFAPFSSAVDAGFWHKFTQLKLDVIHLSKDPIPVTGNYVNSDAAGLPSRLSVEYDALESNQPVPHLSFRAVGTLINTNTVEEFRSYDKVELLKSAGASLWEALTSELALENPSLLSSFLMFTFADLKKYHYYYWFAFPAFTLPKTVPLVQQPQPIVSQMTENEIASLLAAFSARETDKNSGFFTIRKKNNDWSIHPLKKYPDLRTAASTDAEVFLGFCDPCTLPQNPGWPLRNLLTLVLLKWSKQWPIHKILCLRIRTRSGVQDASHSIYVEVDLGGILDQDNQPVMPTCLGWEKNERGKMGPRMVNLSSTMDPTRLAESAVDLNLKLMRWRVAPQLDLPVIQDTRCLLLGAGTLGCGVARCLLGWGIRNITFVDSGKVSFSNPVRQSLFVFDSCLNGGENKATAAAKALKDIFPRVNSNGVVLSIPMPGHTVSDSLIEQVRKDVEKLEQLIEDHDAIFLLMDSRESRWLPSMLGSAKNKLVFTAALGFDSYLVMRHGFRQRADGADTASSSTSDQQGAMASAVHGAPIPGNLLGCYFCNDVVAPGDSTRDRTLDQQCTVTRPGVSYLAAAHVTELMVSILQHPDRGLAEAGISSQQDVKEGVLGPVPHSLRGFLGRHQQLTPATAAFKQCPACSDKVVSAYREEGFEFLLKVFNTPSYLEDITGLSALQQCTDDSQIWELSDSEEEME, from the exons ATGAGGTCAAGAAACTTTCATCTTG ATGATTTGGTACCAGTGACCATCATGGGAGATGCAGCAATTTTGCAGTTTGCTCCCTTTAGTTCAGCTGTTGATGCAGGATTTTGGCACAAGTTTACCCAGTTAAAG TTAGATGTGATTCACCTGAGCAAAGATCCAATACCAGTCACAGGAAACTATGTCAACAGTGATGCTGCAGGGCTACCATCAAGACTTAGTGTGGAGTATGATGCTTTGGAAAG cAACCAGCCAGTACCTCACCTTTCATTCCGAGCTGTTGGGACACTCATCAACACAAACACAGTGGAAGAGTTCCGTAGCTATGATAAAGTGGAGCTCCTGAAGTCAGCTGGAGCTTCTCTCTGGGAGGCCTTGACCTCAGAACTAGCACTGGAGAAcccctctctcttgtcctccttcCTCATGTTTACTTTTGCT GACCTGAaaaaatatcattactactactggttTGCATTCCCAGCCTTCACACTTCCAAAAACTGTTCCACTAGTCCAACAGCCCCAGCCAATTGTGTCACAGATGACTGAAAATGAG ATTGCTTCACTACTAGCAGCATTTAGTGCCCGGGAGACTGATAAGAATTCTGGATTCTTCACCATAAGGAAGAAGAACAATGACTGGAGTATCCATCCTCTGAAGAAGTACCCAGATTTACGAACTGCAGCATCT ACTGATGCGGAAGTCTTCTTGGGATTCTGTGATCCATGCACACTACCTCAGAATCCTGGATGGCCCTTGCGGAATCTTCTCACACTGGTTTTACTAAAGTG GTCAAAACAGTGGCCCATCCACAAGATCCTGTGCctgagaataagaacaagaagtggAGTGCAAGATGCTAGTCACAGTATATATGTTGAAGTTGATTTAGGAGGCATTCTAGATCAAGACAATCAACCTGTGATGCCTACATGTCTTGGAtgggagaagaacgagagaggaaaaatgggTCCTCGCATGGTCAACCTTTCTTCCACAATGGATCCTACAAG ATTAGCAGAATCAGCAGTAGATCTCAACCTGAAGTTAATGAGGTGGAGAGTGGCCCCACAACTTGATCTTCCAGTTATACAAGACACCCGCTGTTTACTCTTGGGGGCAGGGACTCTTGGCTGTGGTGTTGCACGTTGCCTCTTG GGTTGGGGTATTCGCAACATAACCTTTGTAGACAGTGGGAAGGTGTCGTTTAGCAACCCCGTCCGCCAGAGTCTGTTTGTCTTTGACTCCTGTTTGAATGGAGGAGAGAACAAAGCTACAGCAGCTGCCAAAGCCCTAAAGGACATTTTTCCAAGAGTT aaTTCCAATGGTGTAGTACTGAGCATTCCAATGCCTGGTCACACTGTTAGTGACAGTTTAATCGAACAGGTCAGAAAAGATGTGGAAAAATTAGAACAGCTTATAGAAGACCATGATGCTATCTTTCTTCTTATGGACTCAAGGGAAAGCAGATGGCTTCCATCCATGCTGGGCTCAGCAAAGAACAAG CTGGTCTTCACTGCAGCGCTTGGCTTTGACTCCTACTTGGTCATGCGCCACGGTTTCAGACAGAGAGCAGATGGAGCTGACACTGCCTCGTCTAGTACCTCAGACCAACAGGGTGCTATGGCAAGTGCTGTTCATGGAGCCCCCATTCCTGGCAACCTTTTAGGATGCTACTTCTGCAATGATGTTGTTGCACCTGGAGAT TCAACACGGGATCGAACCTTAGATCAGCAGTGCACCGTCACTCGTCCAGGAGTGTCTTACTTGGCTGCTGCTCATGTCACTGAGCTAATGGTGTCAATTCTGCAACATCCAGACAG AGGATTAGCAGAGGCAGGTATCAGCAGTCAGCAGGATGTGAAGGAAGGTGTATTGGGACCAGTGCCTCACTCTTTGCGTGGGTTCTTAGGACGACACCAACAGCTTACTCCTGCAACAGCAGCATTCAAACAGTGCCCAGCATGTTCTGACAAG
- the Atg7 gene encoding ubiquitin-like modifier-activating enzyme ATG7 isoform X1, translated as MRSRNFHLDDLVPVTIMGDAAILQFAPFSSAVDAGFWHKFTQLKLDVIHLSKDPIPVTGNYVNSDAAGLPSRLSVEYDALESNQPVPHLSFRAVGTLINTNTVEEFRSYDKVELLKSAGASLWEALTSELALENPSLLSSFLMFTFADLKKYHYYYWFAFPAFTLPKTVPLVQQPQPIVSQMTENEIASLLAAFSARETDKNSGFFTIRKKNNDWSIHPLKKYPDLRTAASTDAEVFLGFCDPCTLPQNPGWPLRNLLTLVLLKWSKQWPIHKILCLRIRTRSGVQDASHSIYVEVDLGGILDQDNQPVMPTCLGWEKNERGKMGPRMVNLSSTMDPTRLAESAVDLNLKLMRWRVAPQLDLPVIQDTRCLLLGAGTLGCGVARCLLGWGIRNITFVDSGKVSFSNPVRQSLFVFDSCLNGGENKATAAAKALKDIFPRVNSNGVVLSIPMPGHTVSDSLIEQVRKDVEKLEQLIEDHDAIFLLMDSRESRWLPSMLGSAKNKLVFTAALGFDSYLVMRHGFRQRADGADTASSSTSDQQGAMASAVHGAPIPGNLLGCYFCNDVVAPGDSTRDRTLDQQCTVTRPGVSYLAAAHVTELMVSILQHPDRGLAEAGISSQQDVKEGVLGPVPHSLRGFLGRHQQLTPATAAFKQCPACSDKVVSAYREEGFEFLLKVFNTPSYLEDITGLSALQQCTDDSQVMTPWPEADAWVL; from the exons ATGAGGTCAAGAAACTTTCATCTTG ATGATTTGGTACCAGTGACCATCATGGGAGATGCAGCAATTTTGCAGTTTGCTCCCTTTAGTTCAGCTGTTGATGCAGGATTTTGGCACAAGTTTACCCAGTTAAAG TTAGATGTGATTCACCTGAGCAAAGATCCAATACCAGTCACAGGAAACTATGTCAACAGTGATGCTGCAGGGCTACCATCAAGACTTAGTGTGGAGTATGATGCTTTGGAAAG cAACCAGCCAGTACCTCACCTTTCATTCCGAGCTGTTGGGACACTCATCAACACAAACACAGTGGAAGAGTTCCGTAGCTATGATAAAGTGGAGCTCCTGAAGTCAGCTGGAGCTTCTCTCTGGGAGGCCTTGACCTCAGAACTAGCACTGGAGAAcccctctctcttgtcctccttcCTCATGTTTACTTTTGCT GACCTGAaaaaatatcattactactactggttTGCATTCCCAGCCTTCACACTTCCAAAAACTGTTCCACTAGTCCAACAGCCCCAGCCAATTGTGTCACAGATGACTGAAAATGAG ATTGCTTCACTACTAGCAGCATTTAGTGCCCGGGAGACTGATAAGAATTCTGGATTCTTCACCATAAGGAAGAAGAACAATGACTGGAGTATCCATCCTCTGAAGAAGTACCCAGATTTACGAACTGCAGCATCT ACTGATGCGGAAGTCTTCTTGGGATTCTGTGATCCATGCACACTACCTCAGAATCCTGGATGGCCCTTGCGGAATCTTCTCACACTGGTTTTACTAAAGTG GTCAAAACAGTGGCCCATCCACAAGATCCTGTGCctgagaataagaacaagaagtggAGTGCAAGATGCTAGTCACAGTATATATGTTGAAGTTGATTTAGGAGGCATTCTAGATCAAGACAATCAACCTGTGATGCCTACATGTCTTGGAtgggagaagaacgagagaggaaaaatgggTCCTCGCATGGTCAACCTTTCTTCCACAATGGATCCTACAAG ATTAGCAGAATCAGCAGTAGATCTCAACCTGAAGTTAATGAGGTGGAGAGTGGCCCCACAACTTGATCTTCCAGTTATACAAGACACCCGCTGTTTACTCTTGGGGGCAGGGACTCTTGGCTGTGGTGTTGCACGTTGCCTCTTG GGTTGGGGTATTCGCAACATAACCTTTGTAGACAGTGGGAAGGTGTCGTTTAGCAACCCCGTCCGCCAGAGTCTGTTTGTCTTTGACTCCTGTTTGAATGGAGGAGAGAACAAAGCTACAGCAGCTGCCAAAGCCCTAAAGGACATTTTTCCAAGAGTT aaTTCCAATGGTGTAGTACTGAGCATTCCAATGCCTGGTCACACTGTTAGTGACAGTTTAATCGAACAGGTCAGAAAAGATGTGGAAAAATTAGAACAGCTTATAGAAGACCATGATGCTATCTTTCTTCTTATGGACTCAAGGGAAAGCAGATGGCTTCCATCCATGCTGGGCTCAGCAAAGAACAAG CTGGTCTTCACTGCAGCGCTTGGCTTTGACTCCTACTTGGTCATGCGCCACGGTTTCAGACAGAGAGCAGATGGAGCTGACACTGCCTCGTCTAGTACCTCAGACCAACAGGGTGCTATGGCAAGTGCTGTTCATGGAGCCCCCATTCCTGGCAACCTTTTAGGATGCTACTTCTGCAATGATGTTGTTGCACCTGGAGAT TCAACACGGGATCGAACCTTAGATCAGCAGTGCACCGTCACTCGTCCAGGAGTGTCTTACTTGGCTGCTGCTCATGTCACTGAGCTAATGGTGTCAATTCTGCAACATCCAGACAG AGGATTAGCAGAGGCAGGTATCAGCAGTCAGCAGGATGTGAAGGAAGGTGTATTGGGACCAGTGCCTCACTCTTTGCGTGGGTTCTTAGGACGACACCAACAGCTTACTCCTGCAACAGCAGCATTCAAACAGTGCCCAGCATGTTCTGACAAG
- the Atg7 gene encoding ubiquitin-like modifier-activating enzyme ATG7 isoform X3 — MGDAAILQFAPFSSAVDAGFWHKFTQLKLDVIHLSKDPIPVTGNYVNSDAAGLPSRLSVEYDALESNQPVPHLSFRAVGTLINTNTVEEFRSYDKVELLKSAGASLWEALTSELALENPSLLSSFLMFTFADLKKYHYYYWFAFPAFTLPKTVPLVQQPQPIVSQMTENEIASLLAAFSARETDKNSGFFTIRKKNNDWSIHPLKKYPDLRTAASTDAEVFLGFCDPCTLPQNPGWPLRNLLTLVLLKWSKQWPIHKILCLRIRTRSGVQDASHSIYVEVDLGGILDQDNQPVMPTCLGWEKNERGKMGPRMVNLSSTMDPTRLAESAVDLNLKLMRWRVAPQLDLPVIQDTRCLLLGAGTLGCGVARCLLGWGIRNITFVDSGKVSFSNPVRQSLFVFDSCLNGGENKATAAAKALKDIFPRVNSNGVVLSIPMPGHTVSDSLIEQVRKDVEKLEQLIEDHDAIFLLMDSRESRWLPSMLGSAKNKLVFTAALGFDSYLVMRHGFRQRADGADTASSSTSDQQGAMASAVHGAPIPGNLLGCYFCNDVVAPGDSTRDRTLDQQCTVTRPGVSYLAAAHVTELMVSILQHPDRGLAEAGISSQQDVKEGVLGPVPHSLRGFLGRHQQLTPATAAFKQCPACSDKVVSAYREEGFEFLLKVFNTPSYLEDITGLSALQQCTDDSQVMTPWPEADAWVL; from the exons ATGGGAGATGCAGCAATTTTGCAGTTTGCTCCCTTTAGTTCAGCTGTTGATGCAGGATTTTGGCACAAGTTTACCCAGTTAAAG TTAGATGTGATTCACCTGAGCAAAGATCCAATACCAGTCACAGGAAACTATGTCAACAGTGATGCTGCAGGGCTACCATCAAGACTTAGTGTGGAGTATGATGCTTTGGAAAG cAACCAGCCAGTACCTCACCTTTCATTCCGAGCTGTTGGGACACTCATCAACACAAACACAGTGGAAGAGTTCCGTAGCTATGATAAAGTGGAGCTCCTGAAGTCAGCTGGAGCTTCTCTCTGGGAGGCCTTGACCTCAGAACTAGCACTGGAGAAcccctctctcttgtcctccttcCTCATGTTTACTTTTGCT GACCTGAaaaaatatcattactactactggttTGCATTCCCAGCCTTCACACTTCCAAAAACTGTTCCACTAGTCCAACAGCCCCAGCCAATTGTGTCACAGATGACTGAAAATGAG ATTGCTTCACTACTAGCAGCATTTAGTGCCCGGGAGACTGATAAGAATTCTGGATTCTTCACCATAAGGAAGAAGAACAATGACTGGAGTATCCATCCTCTGAAGAAGTACCCAGATTTACGAACTGCAGCATCT ACTGATGCGGAAGTCTTCTTGGGATTCTGTGATCCATGCACACTACCTCAGAATCCTGGATGGCCCTTGCGGAATCTTCTCACACTGGTTTTACTAAAGTG GTCAAAACAGTGGCCCATCCACAAGATCCTGTGCctgagaataagaacaagaagtggAGTGCAAGATGCTAGTCACAGTATATATGTTGAAGTTGATTTAGGAGGCATTCTAGATCAAGACAATCAACCTGTGATGCCTACATGTCTTGGAtgggagaagaacgagagaggaaaaatgggTCCTCGCATGGTCAACCTTTCTTCCACAATGGATCCTACAAG ATTAGCAGAATCAGCAGTAGATCTCAACCTGAAGTTAATGAGGTGGAGAGTGGCCCCACAACTTGATCTTCCAGTTATACAAGACACCCGCTGTTTACTCTTGGGGGCAGGGACTCTTGGCTGTGGTGTTGCACGTTGCCTCTTG GGTTGGGGTATTCGCAACATAACCTTTGTAGACAGTGGGAAGGTGTCGTTTAGCAACCCCGTCCGCCAGAGTCTGTTTGTCTTTGACTCCTGTTTGAATGGAGGAGAGAACAAAGCTACAGCAGCTGCCAAAGCCCTAAAGGACATTTTTCCAAGAGTT aaTTCCAATGGTGTAGTACTGAGCATTCCAATGCCTGGTCACACTGTTAGTGACAGTTTAATCGAACAGGTCAGAAAAGATGTGGAAAAATTAGAACAGCTTATAGAAGACCATGATGCTATCTTTCTTCTTATGGACTCAAGGGAAAGCAGATGGCTTCCATCCATGCTGGGCTCAGCAAAGAACAAG CTGGTCTTCACTGCAGCGCTTGGCTTTGACTCCTACTTGGTCATGCGCCACGGTTTCAGACAGAGAGCAGATGGAGCTGACACTGCCTCGTCTAGTACCTCAGACCAACAGGGTGCTATGGCAAGTGCTGTTCATGGAGCCCCCATTCCTGGCAACCTTTTAGGATGCTACTTCTGCAATGATGTTGTTGCACCTGGAGAT TCAACACGGGATCGAACCTTAGATCAGCAGTGCACCGTCACTCGTCCAGGAGTGTCTTACTTGGCTGCTGCTCATGTCACTGAGCTAATGGTGTCAATTCTGCAACATCCAGACAG AGGATTAGCAGAGGCAGGTATCAGCAGTCAGCAGGATGTGAAGGAAGGTGTATTGGGACCAGTGCCTCACTCTTTGCGTGGGTTCTTAGGACGACACCAACAGCTTACTCCTGCAACAGCAGCATTCAAACAGTGCCCAGCATGTTCTGACAAG